One Nostoc punctiforme PCC 73102 DNA window includes the following coding sequences:
- a CDS encoding class I SAM-dependent methyltransferase: MPKQSIGLDDQLYNYLLSVSLREPEILLKLRQETASHPRSTMQISPEQGQFMRLLVQLIGAKKTLEVGVFTGYSSLSVALALPDDGKIIAADVSEEFTAIARRYWQEAGVADKIDLRLAPGLETLDRLLATGQAETFDFAFIDADKENYDGYYERSLQLLRPGGLIAIDNVLWSGQVADPENQDESTQSIRALNEKLHHDERVTLSLVPIADGLTLAIKRS; this comes from the coding sequence ATGCCAAAACAGTCTATAGGTCTTGACGATCAACTCTATAATTACCTTTTATCCGTTTCACTGCGGGAACCAGAGATTCTTTTGAAGTTGCGCCAAGAAACTGCCAGTCATCCCAGAAGCACGATGCAGATTTCACCAGAACAAGGGCAGTTTATGAGACTGCTAGTACAGCTGATTGGAGCCAAGAAAACCCTAGAAGTTGGTGTATTTACAGGTTATAGCTCGCTTTCAGTGGCTTTAGCACTTCCTGATGATGGTAAAATTATTGCTGCTGATGTGAGTGAAGAATTTACTGCGATCGCTCGCCGATATTGGCAAGAAGCCGGAGTTGCCGATAAAATCGATTTACGATTGGCTCCAGGTTTAGAAACTTTAGATCGGCTGTTGGCAACTGGCCAAGCAGAGACATTTGATTTTGCTTTTATTGATGCTGATAAAGAAAATTATGATGGATATTATGAGCGATCGCTGCAATTGTTGCGTCCAGGTGGATTGATTGCGATTGATAATGTTTTATGGTCAGGACAAGTTGCTGACCCGGAAAATCAAGATGAAAGCACCCAATCGATTCGGGCACTCAATGAGAAGTTACATCATGATGAACGGGTAACACTCTCCCTTGTGCCCATTGCCGATGGACTAACTTTAGCTATCAAGCGATCTTAA
- a CDS encoding alpha/beta fold hydrolase translates to MKDWWQATFPNGRQTLIITDAKGYPVEISYGEKGKGKPLILLHGMGSWSYNWRHSVTELSKYFRVICFDAKGFGFSEKPLSRREHNGHQVIEFQRIIQALCDEPAVIVAESLGGLVALALAQENPQLIGQLVVVNVPVFAKRLPHWAMGLLAQTPLEIIQTIDSLRLAYFFAPLLREIMAIERRGVLFDPSILTKEDVYWITYPFIEFPGTLVKVAEELQIAAREIENWQADKPNMLTKIQNKLSIIKCPTLVLWGDQDSWFPATHGEKLHQHIPNSKLKILSNCYHDASTGASKELNAAILEFLRDGNTVLRSLDS, encoded by the coding sequence ATGAAAGATTGGTGGCAAGCTACTTTTCCCAACGGACGGCAAACTTTAATTATTACTGATGCTAAAGGCTATCCTGTAGAAATTTCTTATGGCGAAAAAGGTAAAGGAAAACCGCTAATTTTGTTACATGGCATGGGTAGTTGGAGCTATAATTGGCGACACAGCGTCACAGAATTATCTAAATATTTTCGGGTAATTTGTTTTGATGCCAAAGGTTTTGGCTTTTCTGAAAAACCATTGTCTCGTCGAGAACACAACGGTCATCAAGTTATTGAGTTTCAAAGAATTATTCAGGCATTATGTGATGAACCCGCAGTGATTGTAGCAGAATCTCTGGGGGGATTAGTTGCCCTTGCTCTTGCTCAAGAAAATCCGCAGTTAATCGGGCAGCTTGTAGTAGTAAATGTGCCTGTTTTTGCTAAACGTCTACCCCATTGGGCTATGGGATTACTTGCTCAAACCCCTCTAGAAATCATCCAAACAATTGACTCCTTACGGTTGGCATATTTCTTTGCACCTCTATTAAGAGAAATTATGGCAATAGAAAGACGTGGGGTATTATTTGATCCGTCAATTTTGACAAAAGAAGATGTCTATTGGATAACTTACCCGTTTATTGAATTTCCTGGTACGCTTGTCAAAGTTGCCGAAGAGTTACAAATAGCAGCGCGAGAAATTGAGAATTGGCAAGCAGATAAACCAAATATGCTTACCAAAATTCAAAATAAACTAAGTATAATTAAGTGCCCTACACTAGTTTTGTGGGGCGATCAAGATAGTTGGTTTCCTGCTACTCATGGTGAAAAATTACATCAGCATATCCCAAATTCCAAATTAAAAATTTTGTCTAACTGCTATCATGACGCTTCAACTGGTGCTTCTAAGGAGTTGAATGCAGCGATTCTGGAATTTTTACGGGATGGTAATACCGTATTAAGATCGCTTGATAGCTAA
- a CDS encoding DUF4112 domain-containing protein: MPDSSPRFSMIEPDAKAPTLKRLRQLSRLLDNVITIPGTKIGFGLDPILGLIPIGGDFLGVMFSSYIILEAARLGVSRATLGKMVVNVIVDGLVGTVPVLGDFFDFAWRANTNNIKLLEEYLKFPSEQKSADRLFIIALLVGLLLISIVLVALPVILIRIFWNALTGG; this comes from the coding sequence ATGCCAGATTCTTCTCCTCGGTTTTCTATGATTGAACCTGATGCTAAAGCACCCACCTTAAAGCGCCTGCGTCAGTTAAGCCGCCTGCTAGATAATGTTATTACCATTCCTGGTACGAAGATTGGTTTTGGTCTAGATCCAATTTTAGGACTTATACCTATTGGTGGTGATTTTTTGGGAGTCATGTTTTCTAGCTACATCATCCTAGAAGCAGCGCGGCTGGGTGTCTCTAGAGCCACTTTAGGCAAAATGGTTGTAAATGTGATCGTTGATGGGTTGGTAGGCACTGTCCCTGTTTTGGGAGACTTTTTTGATTTTGCCTGGAGAGCTAACACTAATAATATCAAGCTATTGGAAGAATACTTAAAGTTTCCCAGCGAGCAAAAGAGTGCAGATAGGTTGTTTATTATTGCTCTTTTGGTTGGATTGTTGCTAATATCCATTGTTTTAGTAGCATTACCCGTGATCCTAATTAGAATATTCTGGAACGCTTTAACTGGTGGTTAA